One genomic window of Oryctolagus cuniculus chromosome 11, mOryCun1.1, whole genome shotgun sequence includes the following:
- the SLC52A3 gene encoding solute carrier family 52, riboflavin transporter, member 3 isoform X2 has translation MAFLVHLLVCTFGMGSWVAINGLWVELPLLVTELPEAWNLPSYLTVIIQLANIGPLLVTLLHRFRPGCLSEVPVILAVLGLGTVTCVLMAFLWNVTSWVQGGRHSVAFMVLTFCLALVDCTSSVTFLPFMSRLPASYLTTFFVGEGLSGLLPALVALAQGSGLTVCVNVTDTPGPGTSSPVTAGNSSITQRRPRCPETSIEELLSSEVTLHSIRPRDEKGRGPPGLADSSKGPGRGEEPCITPWAAQLGFIYALVAFVNALTNSVLPAVQTYSCLSYGTVAYHLSATLSSMANPLACFLSMFLPNRSLLFLGVLAVLGTGFGAYNMAMAVMSPCPLMQGHWAGEVLIVVSWVLFAGCLSYVKVMLGVILRDRSRSALLWCGAAVQLGSLLGALLMFPLVNVFGFFSSADSCNLQCSA, from the exons ATGGCCTTCCTCGTACACCTGCTGGTCTGCACCTTCGGGATGGGCTCCTGGGTGGCCATCAACGGGCTCTGGGTAGAGCTCCCCCTGCTGGTGACGGAGCTGCCCGAGGCCTGGAACCTGCCCTCCTACCTCACGGTGATCATCCAGCTGGCCAACATCGGCCCCCTCCTCGTCACCCTGCTGCACCGCTTCCGGCCCGGCTGCCTCTCCGAGGTGCCCGTCATCTTGGCCGTGCTGGGGCTGGGCACTGTCACCTGCGTCCTCATGGCCTTCCTCTGGAACGTGACCTCCTGGGTGCAGGGCGGCCGGCACAGCGTCGCCTTCATGGTCCTCACCTTCTGTCTGGCCCTGGTGGACTGCACCTCCTCCGTCACCTTCCTGCCCTTCATGAGCCGGCTGCCCGCCTCCTACCTCACCACCTTCTTCGTGGGCGAAGGGCTCAGCGGCCTCCTGCCTGCACTGGTGGCGCTCGCCCAGGGCTCAGGTCTCACCGTCTGCGTCAATGTCACGGACACACCAGGCCCAGGCACCTCAAGCCCTGTGACTGCCGGGAACAGCAGCATCACACAG cgccggccccggtgCCCCGAGACCTCCATCGAGGAGCTCCTCAGCTCCGAGGTGACCCTGCACTCCATCCGGCCGCGGGACGAGAAGGGCCGGGGCCCGCCAGGCCTGGCGGACAGCAGCAAAGGCCCAGGGCGCGGAGAGGAGCCGTGCATCACGCCATGGGCCGCTCAGCTGGGCTTCATCTACGCGCTGGTGGCCTTCGTCAACGCCCTCACCAACAGCGTGCTGCCGGCCGTGCAGACCTACTCCTGCCTGAGCTACGGGACTGTCGCCTACCACCTGTCTGCCACGCTCAGCTCCATGGCCAACCCACTCGCCTGCTTCCTCTCCATGTTCCTGCCTAACAG GTCTCTGCTGTTCCTGGGGGTCCTTGCAGTGCTGGGCACCGGCTTTGGGGCCTACAACATGGCCATGGCAGTGATGAGCCCCTGCCCCCTCATGCAGGGCCACTGGGCGGGGGAAGTCCTCATT GTGGTCTCGTGGGTGCTCTTCGCGGGCTGCCTCAGCTACGTCAAGGTGATGTTGGGCGTGATCCTGCGCGACCGCAGCCGCAGCGCCCTCTTGTGGTGCGGGGCGGCGGTGCAGCTGGGCTCGCTGCTCGGAGCGCTGCTCATGTTCCCGCTGGTCAACGTCTTCGGGTTCTTCTCGTCCGCGGACTCCTGCAACCTACAGTGCTCCgcctag
- the SLC52A3 gene encoding solute carrier family 52, riboflavin transporter, member 3 isoform X1 has product MAFLVHLLVCTFGMGSWVAINGLWVELPLLVTELPEAWNLPSYLTVIIQLANIGPLLVTLLHRFRPGCLSEVPVILAVLGLGTVTCVLMAFLWNVTSWVQGGRHSVAFMVLTFCLALVDCTSSVTFLPFMSRLPASYLTTFFVGEGLSGLLPALVALAQGSGLTVCVNVTDTPGPGTSSPVTAGNSSITQGAHSTSALSSALPTASPGHLQSRYLPARFAPLLFFLLLALMMAGCLVAFLLLQRRPRCPETSIEELLSSEVTLHSIRPRDEKGRGPPGLADSSKGPGRGEEPCITPWAAQLGFIYALVAFVNALTNSVLPAVQTYSCLSYGTVAYHLSATLSSMANPLACFLSMFLPNRSLLFLGVLAVLGTGFGAYNMAMAVMSPCPLMQGHWAGEVLIVVSWVLFAGCLSYVKVMLGVILRDRSRSALLWCGAAVQLGSLLGALLMFPLVNVFGFFSSADSCNLQCSA; this is encoded by the exons ATGGCCTTCCTCGTACACCTGCTGGTCTGCACCTTCGGGATGGGCTCCTGGGTGGCCATCAACGGGCTCTGGGTAGAGCTCCCCCTGCTGGTGACGGAGCTGCCCGAGGCCTGGAACCTGCCCTCCTACCTCACGGTGATCATCCAGCTGGCCAACATCGGCCCCCTCCTCGTCACCCTGCTGCACCGCTTCCGGCCCGGCTGCCTCTCCGAGGTGCCCGTCATCTTGGCCGTGCTGGGGCTGGGCACTGTCACCTGCGTCCTCATGGCCTTCCTCTGGAACGTGACCTCCTGGGTGCAGGGCGGCCGGCACAGCGTCGCCTTCATGGTCCTCACCTTCTGTCTGGCCCTGGTGGACTGCACCTCCTCCGTCACCTTCCTGCCCTTCATGAGCCGGCTGCCCGCCTCCTACCTCACCACCTTCTTCGTGGGCGAAGGGCTCAGCGGCCTCCTGCCTGCACTGGTGGCGCTCGCCCAGGGCTCAGGTCTCACCGTCTGCGTCAATGTCACGGACACACCAGGCCCAGGCACCTCAAGCCCTGTGACTGCCGGGAACAGCAGCATCACACAG ggagcccACAGCACTTCTGCATTGTCGTCCGCCCtgcccactgcctccccgggccacctGCAAAGCCGCTACCTCCCGGCCCGCTTCGCgcccctgctcttcttcctgctgctggccctcATGATGGCCGGCTGCCTCGTCGCCTTCTtgctcctgcagcgccggccccggtgCCCCGAGACCTCCATCGAGGAGCTCCTCAGCTCCGAGGTGACCCTGCACTCCATCCGGCCGCGGGACGAGAAGGGCCGGGGCCCGCCAGGCCTGGCGGACAGCAGCAAAGGCCCAGGGCGCGGAGAGGAGCCGTGCATCACGCCATGGGCCGCTCAGCTGGGCTTCATCTACGCGCTGGTGGCCTTCGTCAACGCCCTCACCAACAGCGTGCTGCCGGCCGTGCAGACCTACTCCTGCCTGAGCTACGGGACTGTCGCCTACCACCTGTCTGCCACGCTCAGCTCCATGGCCAACCCACTCGCCTGCTTCCTCTCCATGTTCCTGCCTAACAG GTCTCTGCTGTTCCTGGGGGTCCTTGCAGTGCTGGGCACCGGCTTTGGGGCCTACAACATGGCCATGGCAGTGATGAGCCCCTGCCCCCTCATGCAGGGCCACTGGGCGGGGGAAGTCCTCATT GTGGTCTCGTGGGTGCTCTTCGCGGGCTGCCTCAGCTACGTCAAGGTGATGTTGGGCGTGATCCTGCGCGACCGCAGCCGCAGCGCCCTCTTGTGGTGCGGGGCGGCGGTGCAGCTGGGCTCGCTGCTCGGAGCGCTGCTCATGTTCCCGCTGGTCAACGTCTTCGGGTTCTTCTCGTCCGCGGACTCCTGCAACCTACAGTGCTCCgcctag